One window of the Pseudofrankia sp. DC12 genome contains the following:
- a CDS encoding CoA transferase, with protein sequence MTREGDDQAEAGFAAGRGLRVVDLGAGMAAAMVSALLADSGALVQRVAPTGDGVFDEIYPAHRAWRAAAVPATADGLDELLSRADVCLVGGEDHPAVATRHDAAALAARFPRLVVLDLTGYVDGHAPGAPAVDLLAQARTGLVAEHYSDRPLFFAVPFPTYGQALLGTLGVWAALVDLAGGGRGQVVTASLQQGTALFMMPLWMSAERADAEFHKVTPKDVEHLIFRCADGTYVQFAMGVESAVAKLYRILDIDVPVDPADRGIPRLGATAQTYFGDRPLIARHVARKRRAGILAAARSVGLPAAPVLEPGQFWADEQTAANGLLVERAGATVVGGPIRLTGARERPGGRAAPAAPAARGGGPLAGVRVLDFGSYVAGPFASRLLGDLGASVTKVEALSRDPNRGLQRHFIACQSGKRAIAVDLKSPAGREVVRRLLRDADVVTHNLRPAAAARLGLSPEMVRAVNPDAVMLRTFAFGPTGPRVDDPGFDMIIQALVGLERRAGGAQGPPLWYRTPYLDYAVGAMGAIGVLMAWHERLVAGRVGNAWVSLLNAGMFLLSDLCRTSGGELRGAPGPDPTLRGAHPAEHLYGTADGWVAVAARDEAQARALWGVLLPGEQPPPRAAWDAAVTARFDAAAARWETGELLAALAAAGVWVERCRCDGLAALTASPAAAAAHLVVDRVDDRLGRVTGSLGPLVTFSRTALDTRDRPAAPGFGAHTRPVLAELGYPEPAIDVLLAAGVVRAEP encoded by the coding sequence GTGACCCGCGAGGGGGACGACCAGGCCGAGGCCGGCTTCGCGGCCGGACGCGGCCTGCGGGTCGTCGACCTCGGCGCCGGCATGGCGGCGGCCATGGTGAGTGCCCTGCTCGCCGACAGCGGCGCGCTGGTCCAGCGCGTCGCCCCGACCGGCGACGGCGTGTTCGACGAGATCTATCCGGCGCACCGCGCCTGGCGCGCCGCCGCCGTCCCCGCGACGGCGGACGGCCTTGACGAGCTGCTGAGCCGGGCCGACGTGTGCCTGGTTGGCGGCGAGGACCACCCGGCGGTGGCGACCCGCCATGACGCCGCCGCCCTCGCCGCCCGTTTCCCACGGCTCGTGGTGCTCGACCTGACCGGCTACGTCGACGGCCACGCGCCCGGCGCGCCCGCGGTCGACCTGCTGGCGCAGGCGCGCACCGGGCTCGTCGCGGAGCACTACAGCGACCGGCCGCTGTTCTTCGCCGTGCCGTTCCCCACCTACGGCCAGGCCCTCCTCGGCACGCTCGGGGTGTGGGCCGCCCTCGTGGACCTGGCCGGCGGAGGCCGCGGCCAGGTGGTGACGGCGTCGCTGCAGCAGGGCACCGCGCTGTTCATGATGCCGCTGTGGATGTCGGCGGAGCGCGCCGACGCCGAGTTCCACAAGGTGACGCCCAAGGATGTCGAGCACCTGATCTTCCGGTGTGCGGACGGGACGTACGTCCAGTTCGCGATGGGGGTCGAGTCGGCGGTCGCGAAGCTGTACCGGATCCTCGACATCGACGTGCCGGTCGATCCGGCCGACCGCGGGATTCCCAGGCTGGGCGCGACGGCGCAGACCTACTTCGGTGACCGGCCGCTGATCGCCCGGCACGTCGCCCGCAAGCGCCGCGCCGGCATCCTCGCCGCGGCCCGCAGCGTCGGCCTGCCCGCGGCCCCGGTGCTCGAGCCTGGGCAGTTCTGGGCCGACGAGCAGACCGCCGCCAACGGCCTGCTGGTGGAGCGCGCGGGCGCCACCGTGGTCGGCGGCCCGATCAGGCTGACGGGCGCGCGGGAGCGCCCCGGCGGGCGCGCCGCCCCGGCCGCCCCGGCCGCCCGCGGTGGCGGCCCGCTGGCGGGGGTGCGGGTCCTCGACTTCGGCAGCTACGTCGCCGGCCCGTTCGCCTCCAGGCTGCTGGGCGACCTCGGCGCGTCCGTGACCAAGGTCGAGGCGCTGTCCCGGGATCCGAACCGCGGCCTGCAGCGGCACTTCATCGCCTGCCAGTCGGGGAAGCGGGCCATCGCCGTGGACCTGAAGTCCCCGGCCGGCCGGGAGGTGGTGCGTCGGCTGCTGCGCGACGCCGACGTGGTCACCCACAACCTGCGCCCCGCCGCCGCCGCGCGGCTGGGCCTGTCCCCTGAGATGGTGCGCGCGGTCAACCCGGACGCCGTGATGCTGCGGACCTTCGCCTTCGGGCCCACCGGGCCGCGCGTGGACGACCCCGGGTTCGACATGATCATCCAGGCGCTCGTCGGGCTCGAGCGGCGGGCCGGCGGCGCGCAGGGGCCGCCGCTGTGGTATCGGACGCCGTACCTCGACTACGCCGTCGGCGCGATGGGGGCCATCGGGGTCCTGATGGCCTGGCACGAGCGCCTGGTGGCGGGCCGGGTCGGGAACGCCTGGGTCAGCCTGCTCAACGCGGGGATGTTCCTGCTCTCCGACCTGTGCCGCACCTCCGGGGGTGAGCTGCGCGGCGCGCCGGGGCCGGACCCGACCCTGCGCGGCGCGCACCCGGCCGAGCACCTGTACGGCACGGCCGACGGGTGGGTGGCCGTCGCCGCGCGCGACGAGGCTCAGGCACGCGCGCTCTGGGGAGTGCTGCTGCCCGGCGAGCAGCCGCCGCCGCGGGCCGCATGGGACGCCGCGGTGACCGCGCGCTTCGACGCGGCGGCCGCCCGGTGGGAGACCGGCGAGCTGCTCGCGGCGCTCGCCGCGGCGGGCGTCTGGGTTGAGCGGTGCCGGTGCGACGGCCTGGCCGCGCTCACCGCGAGCCCGGCCGCGGCCGCCGCGCACCTGGTCGTGGACCGCGTCGACGACCGGCTCGGGCGCGTCACCGGCAGCCTGGGACCGCTGGTCACCTTCTCGCGGACCGCGCTCGACACCCGGGACCGGCCGGCCGCGCCCGGGTTCGGCGCGCACACGCGGCCGGTCCTCGCCGAGCTCGGCTACCCGGAGCCAGCGATCGACGTGCTGCTGGCGGCGGGCGTCGTCCGCGCCGAACCCTGA